GTGGCTTGAAAATTTCCGATAAGTCATACGTTAGTGACACTCGCCCACTTCTTAGTGCGTGTATTAGCCCGTAGAAGGGATCTAGTCCTACGGTAACTATCGACTTGGTTATAATTCCGTAGAGTATGGCGTAGAGGAAGTCTATCGAGGAGTTTATAACATCACCTCTTCGTGGCTCTCTGCCCGTGAACCCATATTCTGGCAGTATGAGGTTAGTGGCGACATTCCAGAAGTATTTAGAGCCAACTGCCTCCAGTTTCCGGAGCTCATCAATGTTGTTGGTCTTTTCTACGAACTCTAAAACCTCTAATATCTTTATTTTTACGTCCTCGTAATCCTTCATCAAGTCTTTATAGTACTTGTACTCGTATCTCAGAACGTTATATAGACCCCTAATCTTTGAGTATATGATTGACCTGGCATACATCGCCCTGCAGGCCTCGTCTGAGAAGCACCTGTACTGCACTTCTCTAATGTTGATGGTTCCAACCTGAACGACATCATAGAGAACTCCATAGGTGTCCAGCTTTCCCGAGATGAACACTATCGGTATGCCGTTCGAGAGAAGAG
This window of the Zestosphaera sp. genome carries:
- the cas1 gene encoding CRISPR-associated endonuclease Cas1, translating into MTILVVEGTSKIYRKEGNILVSDKEGNSVEASVPDLELVIVVGERVLVTSSAVITLLSNGIPIVFISGKLDTYGVLYDVVQVGTINIREVQYRCFSDEACRAMYARSIIYSKIRGLYNVLRYEYKYYKDLMKDYEDVKIKILEVLEFVEKTNNIDELRKLEAVGSKYFWNVATNLILPEYGFTGREPRRGDVINSSIDFLYAILYGIITKSIVTVGLDPFYGLIHALRSGRVSLTYDLSEIFKPLAVHSVIQASRKTKLKTLRGSRMLSPKTIEILVGHLYNRLSREAERFYNRKSIWILPLRDIGKFKDSILKKLKYEPYIYDPTSGS